A window of Mycobacterium bourgelatii genomic DNA:
GAACGTCACCGTGTCATAGGCGTACCAAGGCACACCGAGCCGCAACCCGATCGACTTGATCAGCGCCGACGGCCCGGCCCAGTCAGTGATGTAGCGTTGCACCAGTCCGGTGTCGGTGAGAATGTTGACGAAGATGTCCTTCGACCCCTTGGCCTGCGCCAGATCGCGGTCGTGGTGCACATCCTGAAAGTCCCTGGTAGCCAAGGCCGTCGAGACGATGAAGGTCGGGGTCCCTTCCAGCTTCAGCTCGGGCAGCTTCGTACCCACTTCTACAACAGGTGCGCTCATGCCTCAGGCTCCCACGCATAGAGAGTCCACTCCGGCCCGCTGTCGCCGGCCGGGAAGTCGATATACGTTGCACGGACCGGCATTCCGATCTCCACCGCGGCAGGATCGACGCCGCGCAACTCGCCCAGCATGCGCACGCCTTCCTCGAGCTCGACCAGCGCGATGACGAACGGCAAAGTGCGGCCGGGCACTTTCGGCGCGTGGTGCACGACGAAGCTGAACACCGTGCCTCGACCACTGGATACCACGTAGTCAATCGGCGCCGCGGGGTCCTGCCACACCGCCGGCACCGGCGGGTGGCGCAGGCTCCCATCGGCCAGCTTCTGGATCCGCAGCTCGTGCGCCTTCACCCCTTCCCAGAAGAAGGCGGTGTCCTTCGACGACGAGGGACGCATCATGGCGTCGGCGTCCAGGTCATCCGGCACGGTCGAAGTCGAAGCAGCCGAAGCCGACTCAGCAGGCTTGAATTTTAGGATGCGCCAATTCATCTCGGCGACATCCTCATCGCCCACCCGCCAGATGATGTGCTGGTTGATGAAGAAGCCCTCGCCGAGCGCGGTCTGCTTGGGTCCGACGACATCACCCATCTCGGAGGTGACGCTCACTTCCTCACCGGGCCGCAGGTAGCGGTGATAGGTCTGCTCGCAGTTTGTTGCGACCACACCCACATACCCGTTGTCGTCAAACAGCTTCATGAGCGGACCCATGGGGTCGTCGTCCGGCCGTTGTCCGTTCAGACCGAACATCGTCCACACCTGAATCATCGCCGGCGGCGCGACGATTCCCGGGTGCCCCTGGGCGCGGGCCGCCGCCTCATCGACGTAAATCGGGTTGCGGTCACCAATGGCTTCGACCCAGTTGTTGATCATCGGTTGGTTCACCGGATCACGGCCGACGCGCGGCTTGACGGCGCCAGCCGAGCAAATCTCCGCGATAGCGTCCTGGAATTCGGTCATCGTGGCACCCTCGGCACCTTGAGGCCGGCGGCGGCAATCATCTCTCGCATAACTTCGTTCACGCCGCCACCGAAGGTGATCACCAGGTTGCGCTTGGTCTGTACGTCCAACCAACTCAACAACTCGGCGGTCTCCGGATCGGCCGGGTTCCCGTACCTACCGACGATCTCCTCCGCGAGCCGACCAATGTGCTGAATACGTTCGGTGCCAAACACTTTCGTCGACGCGGCATCGGCCACGTTGATGTCCTCGCCGGCCGCGGCGACCTGCCAGTTGAGCAACTCGTTGATCCGCCACAGCGAATAGATCTCGCCGAGCGCCCGTTTGACGTCCTGATGATCGATCGGGGCGACGCCGTCACTGCCGGGCTTGGATGCCCAGTCGTGCAGCCGGTCGTAGATGCCGGCCGTGCGACCGGCGGGACCGAGCATGACCCGCTCGTTGTTGAGCTGGGTGGTGATCAAGCGCCATCCACCGTTCTCCTCACCGACCAGCATGTCGACCGGCGCCCGCACGTCGTTGTAGTACGTGGCATTGGTGTGGTGCGCGCCGTCGGACAAGATGATCGGCGTCCAGGAGTAGCCAGGGTCCTTGGTGTCGACGATCAGGATCGAAATGCCCTTGTGCTTAGCGGCTTCCGGGTCGGTGCGGCAGGCCAGCCAAATGTAGTCGGCGTCGTGTGCGCCGGTGGTGAAGATCTTCTGGCCGTTGACGATGTACTCGTCGCCCTGGCGCACCGCCGTGGTCCGTAGCGACGCCAGGTCGGTGCCCGCGTCCGGTTCGGTGTAGCCGATTGCGAAGTGCACCTCGCCGGCCAGGATTGCCGGCAGGAACTTCTTTTTCTGCATCTCGCTGCCGAACTGCTGCAGCGTGGGACCGACCGTCTGCAGCGTCACCGCGGGCAGCGGCACGTCGGCCCGATGCGCTTCGTTGACGAAGATGGACTGCTCGATCGGCCCATAGCCCAAGCCGCCGAACTCCTTTGGCCATCCCACGCCGAGCTTGCCGTCCTTACCCATCCGGCGGATCACCGCGCGGTAGGCCTCGTTGTGACGGTCCTGCTCCATCGCTTTCGCCTCGTCGGACGAAATCAGGTTGGAGAAGTATTCCCGTAGCTCCAACTGCAGCTTCCGCTGCTCGGGAGTGAGGTCTATGTACATTGCGCTCCCACGAGATCGAGTCGATGAGAGGCCCCACCCAGCAGTCTGGTCAGGTCCTTGATCGTGGAGTAATAGCGGTGCATCGGGTAAGTGACGTCCATGCCCATGCCGCCGTGTAGGTGGTGGCAGATCTGCATGACCGGTGGCGCCTGCGACGCCAACCAGTATCCGAGGACATCCAGATCTGCGTCGGCATCCAGCCCTTCGGCCAGCTTCCATGCCACGGCCTTGGACACCAAATCTATGGTGCGGGAAGCGATGTAGACCTCAGCGAGCTGTGCCGCCACCGTCTGGAAC
This region includes:
- the fadE29 gene encoding acyl-CoA dehydrogenase FadE29 — translated: MYIDLTPEQRKLQLELREYFSNLISSDEAKAMEQDRHNEAYRAVIRRMGKDGKLGVGWPKEFGGLGYGPIEQSIFVNEAHRADVPLPAVTLQTVGPTLQQFGSEMQKKKFLPAILAGEVHFAIGYTEPDAGTDLASLRTTAVRQGDEYIVNGQKIFTTGAHDADYIWLACRTDPEAAKHKGISILIVDTKDPGYSWTPIILSDGAHHTNATYYNDVRAPVDMLVGEENGGWRLITTQLNNERVMLGPAGRTAGIYDRLHDWASKPGSDGVAPIDHQDVKRALGEIYSLWRINELLNWQVAAAGEDINVADAASTKVFGTERIQHIGRLAEEIVGRYGNPADPETAELLSWLDVQTKRNLVITFGGGVNEVMREMIAAAGLKVPRVPR
- a CDS encoding MaoC family dehydratase: MSAPVVEVGTKLPELKLEGTPTFIVSTALATRDFQDVHHDRDLAQAKGSKDIFVNILTDTGLVQRYITDWAGPSALIKSIGLRLGVPWYAYDTVTFSGEVTAVEDGLITVKVVGANSLGNHVIATATLTIGDA
- a CDS encoding bifunctional MaoC family dehydratase N-terminal/OB-fold nucleic acid binding domain-containing protein, giving the protein MTEFQDAIAEICSAGAVKPRVGRDPVNQPMINNWVEAIGDRNPIYVDEAAARAQGHPGIVAPPAMIQVWTMFGLNGQRPDDDPMGPLMKLFDDNGYVGVVATNCEQTYHRYLRPGEEVSVTSEMGDVVGPKQTALGEGFFINQHIIWRVGDEDVAEMNWRILKFKPAESASAASTSTVPDDLDADAMMRPSSSKDTAFFWEGVKAHELRIQKLADGSLRHPPVPAVWQDPAAPIDYVVSSGRGTVFSFVVHHAPKVPGRTLPFVIALVELEEGVRMLGELRGVDPAAVEIGMPVRATYIDFPAGDSGPEWTLYAWEPEA